Genomic DNA from Macadamia integrifolia cultivar HAES 741 chromosome 6, SCU_Mint_v3, whole genome shotgun sequence:
TGCAGTCCCCAAACAAAGGAACCTTTAAGTAGTCCTCTGTTTCATCAACACCACCCCTCCAACTCCAACTCAGCCTCCACCCACCACCACCATAGAAGACGCAAAATAATATATAGGAGATTACAGAGGAAACACTCAAAGAGAAGCTCCAATCGATTCCATTGGATCGATTGGATGAATCTCTCTTCCATCTGATACCAGAGTCAAAGTTCCCTACTCCCTCTTCATGCCTAATATTCCAATTTTCCTCTCCGAAGGCTGTCTAAATCTGTTCTGGCTCACCATGTCGACCGCCGACCCTTGGCCCTTCTTCTGAACCCAATCCCCAGAACTGTGAATTCATCcataaaaattcaatctttATCTTTCTCCATCGCATCTACTCTTCAATTTGTACAGAATTCTGAAAACCATGCGGAAGATTAGGGGTTTCAGGCTGGGACGAAAGATCTCGACTGTATTCAAATGGGCTCTGACGTGTAAACGGAAGCAACCCTTGTACAATCGCTTAGAGGCTCCATTACTACCAAGGAGTACTAAAAGCAAGACGATGTCGAAAATCTGCGACTGGGGTCGTAGTCTTAAGCAAGGAGTGAAGGGGCTATGTTGTGCGACACCGGCGTCCGGGTATAATCGTCTAGGGCAGAAACCATTAAAAGCGAAGCCGGCGACGGCGGCGCCAAAAGGATATTTGGCGGTGTACGTTAGGGAGAAAGACGGATACTCACATCGGTTCTTGGTCCCTGTGATGTACTTCAACCACCCACTGTTCGCGGAATTgttgagagagacagagagggaaTACGGGTTTCGGCATCCAGGTGGTATTATCATCCCCTGCCATGTATCGGATTTCGAGAACGTGAAAACGAGGATTGCCGCCGGCGAGAATTCCCGGAAAAAGGAATTGAAGCGTCGCAGTCGATCATGTTGATTATGACGTTAAAAAAAATCGACGatcataaaagaaaggaaagctcGCCAATTTATGGTctctcttttaccaaaaaaagaaaaaaaaggattatggttccttaccaaaacaaaaatccaattttggcctttttttttttttttttttttttttttttttctttttgtggtaGTTATGATCGATAACCATCTGTAAGTATTGTTGTAGCTGGTTTCTTCACATTGACGTAACAAATAAAGTATATAGATTTGTtattctatgatttttttttttcatttttcttcccaattatAATTTATGTACATtagtatttattattattattatcactattattattattattgtaggAAGAGAAAATATGATCGCCTAACCAATTAAGACTGCCCCAAGTTACCAAGTTTTGTTGAGGGCATCATAGGTAAAGCTgaaatagaaatatttttctacAAGAAAATAGCTTTTTTCTATGGTTAGGAGTTGAATCACTTCTCAATTGAAAAGGGTTGTTGTTCtacccaagaagaagaagctatTGTAAATGTTGGGTGAGACTAAAGCTCTAAGGGGGTTGGCCTATCTTGATCATCCATATCTACCATTGTGGCGGTACTTATCTTTGCTGAGATCATAACATTAGGAGTCAAAAATCTACATTTGATTAACATCCTTAGCCGTTTAGATATGATCAGGGGGGATCAagatttgaattcaaataatcttgaatataatttagggttcaattcaaataaaaaaaataattaagctAGTATTTATGAGTGGCATTAAATTTACAATATCAAGTATCTCCCTTGTAGGTGACCACCACACCCCATTTCACATAGGGAGTTCCGAGTTTTAAGATGGGCTTCTCTAACAGTTCCCAATTTTAAAGTGGGGAGTTCCAATTTTTTGGGGGAATGAGATCTATgatctattttattttgatgtcctttttttcttatcagGAATTTAAGTATGGAAGGTAAGTTTAACAGCTCTTGATGATTTGGCTacatcaaatttttttccccctttaggAAAGTAAGCTAACAGCTATTGATGATTTAGCTACATCAATGATAAAGGTTATAGCTAGATCAGAACTTTGAGTATCAACCTAGCTAATTCCTTATTATTGTTAGATAATAtcaaagaacatttttttttttttttggggataaaCGAAATTTATTTAGTAGAGCGTGGAGAGCACACAGTTGCTATATAAAACGAGCTCTTGCCAAGCAGACTCTACCAACTACTTATTAATACAATCTGAGAGCCTCAAACAATGAACTACCGCCATTGCCTCACCTATTAGAATGGAGTTAAATGTTGTCTTCTCAGACAACTAAATACACACCTGTGCCTTAGAGTTTGGAATAAACACTCCTAAACTCCTATTGTGATGAACATTTCCATGAGATATCAGTGTTGAGCTTACAAAAGGAAGGAGATTTTCAATCTTGCCAACTTTAAACCCATAGCTTTTTGCACTAATtatattcaaattatttttgttcTATGTTTTTCCAATTATGATGTAGTTATGACAAGGGAGTCAAAACAAGGGATAATTCAAACTACAATTATGGAGGAACAACATGGGAATTAAAAGGTTTTGAACAAGTCAAATAACTAACAACAATTATCTTCCTTGTGATAGGTCTAATGTAGCGTGAATTtgtttatgggttttttttttttagttaactAAGGTGTTCGGGTCAGTTTACTTGTACTACGACTAATTCTCGAGGAGACTAATACAGCAACCGATCATCATGATCTTTATTTAAATCATAGATAAATAGATGGGAACTCAAACCTGGGACCGTGCGAATTTTAAAACATGACTAATTCAGCCTTAAAAGGATTAAAGGTCATGTCATATTTGAAACGTTGGGACAAagttataattattttaattaattgacCCCATAACCATCCCAAGGTAATCTATCTACAATGAATTAATCAAACGAACCATCCACGTGGCAGATAAGAATAtctgatttaaaaataaatttagctAGAGAATGTTCCTataataaaaatgtaatttttgtcTATCAAATGCCCTATTAGCTTAGTTGGTTAGAGCGTCATGCTAATAACGCACTCCTTTCCACTTTCTGAATAGCTATGGGATGTTGCGTTGGGTGTTTCaaggagaggatctgaatccctGAAACTTTTGCCTTCAATCAAGTCTCGAAGTTCTCATGTTATACACTTACTCTTCTGAATCCCTGAAACTTTTGCCTTCAATCAAGTCTCAAAGTTCTCATCTTATACACTTACTCTCCGTTTCGTCAATATATTTTAAGTTTCGTTTCTTTTCCTACAATCCTTATTTCTAGGCCTAGCTTTCCTTTATCTAGGTAGTGGAGTTCATGCATGGTTCAAGTAGTATGAATTAAGGCCAactcttttccattttctttcttactcccctttttcccattttaagtAACTCTATTGATTCATCCAAGCGGTGGGATGCTGTGTTGGGCGTCCCAACGGTTGGAGAGGATATGAATCTCTAAAACTTTTGTTCTAAATCAAATCTCAAAGTTTTTATACgcttacccccccccccccttttcccattacattttaagtttcttttcttttccaacagtacttctcaaatttcttttacAATCCTAATAAGTTAGCATTGCCTTCAGTCAAGTCTCGATAGAGTTATGGCTATGGGATGCTGCGTTGGGTGTTTCAacggttggagaggatctgaatccctGAAACTCTCGTCTTCAATCAAGTCTCAAAGTTCTCATCTTATACACTTACTTTCCTTTTCATCAATACATTTTAAGTTTCGTTTCTTTTCCTACAATCCTTATTTATAGGCCTAGCTTTCCTTTATCTAGGTAGTGGAGCTCATGCATGGTTCAAGAAGTCTGAATAGGTCAATCCAATTCCACAATAATTGGCAAGGAATATAccagaaataaataggaaaaaaaaatcattgcatCAGATTGGCCATTTCTAATT
This window encodes:
- the LOC122082695 gene encoding auxin-responsive protein SAUR36-like, which produces MRKIRGFRLGRKISTVFKWALTCKRKQPLYNRLEAPLLPRSTKSKTMSKICDWGRSLKQGVKGLCCATPASGYNRLGQKPLKAKPATAAPKGYLAVYVREKDGYSHRFLVPVMYFNHPLFAELLRETEREYGFRHPGGIIIPCHVSDFENVKTRIAAGENSRKKELKRRSRSC